The Sphingobium sp. JS3065 sequence CTCATGATCGAAACATAGGGAAAATGGCCTTTCCTGGCCAATCCCATCCTTTGCAAACCAAAGCAATTGATAAACTCCTTCATCGGCCAAAGGACCGCTTCATGCGTCAAAGGGTTGAAAATCGAGTCCAATGCGGTATCTTCCGCCTCAAGCCAAGAGAGGGGCGCCTGAAATACGAAGAATATACTTCGGGAGATGAATTATCTTTGAGACACGGTCCGACGCGGCTTCATCGCCGCAGCGGAAGCGCGCGCGCCATCGCGATGGCGCGACAGCGGAGATCCGGCTGCGTCTTCCCACAGCGGTTGACGGGCCCTTAGTCACGAAACTTGTTGCAAGCTGTCCTCCGCTCGACGTCAATTCCGCCTACTGCAACCTTTTGCAGTGCACGCATTTTGCGCAGAGCTGCATCATCGCGGAAAAAGCCGGGCAGGTGATCGGCTGGGTATCGGGCTATCGTCCGCCGTCCGAGCCTGAGAGTTTTTTCGTCTGGCAGGTCGCTGTCGCACCCATAGCGAGGGGGCAGGGACTGGCCGGACACATGATCGAGGCCTTGCTCGCGCGCCGGTCATCGGCGGAAGTCACCCATCTCATCACCACGGTAACGAATGATAATCAGACCTCCTGGGCTCTTTTCGAGGGGCTCGCGAACAGATGGCGCACCAGGCTCGAGAGGAGCCCACTCTTCCACCAGCAAACGCATTTCGCCGGCGCGCATGCCACCGAATGGCTGGCGCGCATCGGCCCGCTCCCGCGCTGACCGCGCGGCCATCCCTCAAGGAGACTTGGCGACATGATCACCCTTCCCCGGCCCACGGGCCGCAAACCCGATACCGCCATCTATGAGCGGCGCGAATCCGCCGTCCGCAGCTATGCGCGCGTCATGCCCCGGCAATTCAATCGCGCCGAGAATGTCTGGATGCACGACAATCAGGGTGGCCGTTATCTCGATTTCCTGTCCGGATGCTCCACGCTGAACTATGGCCACAACCATCCAGTGCTCAAGCAGGCGCTGCTCGACTATATCGCGGCCGACGGGATCGCGCATGGCCTCGACCTGCACACCGACGCCAAGGCG is a genomic window containing:
- the ectA gene encoding diaminobutyrate acetyltransferase codes for the protein MRLRLPTAVDGPLVTKLVASCPPLDVNSAYCNLLQCTHFAQSCIIAEKAGQVIGWVSGYRPPSEPESFFVWQVAVAPIARGQGLAGHMIEALLARRSSAEVTHLITTVTNDNQTSWALFEGLANRWRTRLERSPLFHQQTHFAGAHATEWLARIGPLPR